Within the Candidatus Saccharibacteria bacterium oral taxon 488 genome, the region TGTGGATCCTGGAGGATGAGAGCCTAGACAAGTCAATTCAAGCGCATGAAACACAAGAGGGCGCGGCACAGACCGCTGGCAAGAAGCGGGGACGAGAGAACGGAAGCGCCCGCTCAACCAAGACGGCCTAGCGGGCGCCGTTCACCGACACCAAGAGATGGGTCGGCACCGTTTAGTAATCACTCGCCACCCATGAGCCGTCACCTCCCTCACTGTCTCGTCGGGACTCTTGCCATCACGCCACGAGGTCATGATGCGGCCGGTCAGCAGCCACCCATGATGGTCTCCTTTCCGTCGACGGTCCTAACAGGATACATCGTCACAGGACCTATCGTCTCTGGATACTCCGTCTTCGGGCGACTGGGATTGGCAGGTGTCCAATCCTGCGCGGAAGCCGCCCCTGTCACCCGTGACCGGGGCCTTTGGCGACCGCGTTCGTGCCACCCGGGAGGCGAAGGGGCTCAGCCAGGAAGGCTTGGCCGAACGAGCAGGACTGCATTGGACCTACATCGGGCAGGTGGAGCGTGGGCAACGCAACCTCAGCCTCCACAACATCCTGAAGATCGCCAGCGGCCTCGGCGTGGATGCTGGGGAGTTGGTGCGGGGGCTAGGCGGACAAACTTCGCCTCGAGGTGAGTGACCAACCCCTCAGGGTGTGGGCCAGCGCTGGACTTCCTCTCCTCTTCACGCTTTCCTGACTGCTTGAGCCGACTAGGAGGCAAGCATGGATTCCGCTCCCGCCGACC harbors:
- a CDS encoding helix-turn-helix domain-containing protein codes for the protein MSNPARKPPLSPVTGAFGDRVRATREAKGLSQEGLAERAGLHWTYIGQVERGQRNLSLHNILKIASGLGVDAGELVRGLGGQTSPRGE